The DNA region GACAGCCGTCCAatacttacaggttttcaatggtggtctagataTGACCAGTTCATGATGGGTATGGTTTTCGCCCTTTTACAACCGTCAGTTTGATCTAGAAAATTCCATTTCCAAAGATCGTAAACCACAACACATTTCGTTTAGGCGAAAAGTATAACATGCACAGATTGTACGTTATAAGTGCGTAAAAGGACAAACCTAGTTAATAAACTTACCGTCATCATCAGTTTTAACTTCCATTCGACCACTAAACATTGCAGTAAGCATTGTGCCACCGCGTAGAAGCGTTCCAATAGTGGTATAGAACAAGCATCCACCGACATTAAGCTTAACGTAACTATTGAGGCGCTCTACAGTACCCGACTCCGCAGACATTTTAAAAGAGCAAAAACCCTGCCTTTCGAATCTTCCCCAATATATCCTATTCAATATCCAATTAGCGGAATAAGGACAACtgttcagtcttcagtcttcagtaataaggataggaggtctgtcgacctatattaatccttgcagtttgtaatgctgtggaggtccaatctcgttttgaatatattaacagacggtgctgatattacgtgttccggtagggaattccagtaattcactactcggtgcgagaaacggaactccagacgtaaacggtttgatctcggtttttgaactttcttcgaatgtcctctcaaatgatcggttctagacggaagcaaaagataagacatgttaataccaaggtcatcgttcagtatacgataagccaatattagatcaccccgtactctacggtaagataacggaaataagttaaggtgtctcagtctgtcttcataagataggccagatagaccctgtaccatcttagtacctcgtcgttggactctttctagcatatctgcttcatatttgaaacaaggactcgctgcttgaatcccgtattctaaatgtggtcgcacataaatcgggtatagtaatccaaacatttcatcatctaaatactgaaaagacctacgaattgaccatgataccctatagccttttgcagcagcagccttacagtgactagtcgttttgagatcattgcttaatataactcctaagtctttatagtttcttgctttgggtagcacgaatccacgtagtgtatagtcgtacgattcatcagagttatttaacttcatcactacactcttattaggatttacttctagtgaccacctgtctaaccatgccaccaatgagctaagatcgtcctgtaatactattctgtccgacatactatgtatgggtctccaaatctttatgtcatcagcgaagagtagaacggatgattttgctacagtcgGCAATTCacttacataaagtaaaaagagaagaggacctaggattgtaccttggggaaccccactttttacaggtacccacgaggagagagccccattaacccctacctttgtctcctgtcatggagaaagttacttatccaatcgacgactgtgttatggattccaaaacgtttcagtttgaatttaagaccagagtgtgaaaccttatcaaaggcttcacttagatctatgaaaattacatccacaggagcattccgatcctttgtcgcagcccactcttctcgtgcaatgagaagatttgtcaagcaagataggcctttccgaaaaccatgttgtgccctggagaaaagattttgcccttcaacatagtttataacagctatccgaatgattttctccatcagtttcacaactgcactagttaagctaacgggtctatagttactaactaaatccctactcccagccttatacaccggacttattatggcgtctttccagtctctaggatgtctggactgtctcagagacatgtcgaatagtatcgctaatggttcagcaatttcatctgatatggctttcataatcctaggatgaatatcatcaggaccactggacttatcaggtttgagatgctgaagtagccttaaaacagtatctttctcaatgactacaggatccatcagcgagccgtcacggtcacgatgaatcattggtcgttcctcattaccgatagaaaacactttactaaaatattccgataaagcttcagctttttcggcatcattctctgctaagattaacggattgtctcgtatcaaaagtgatggaattccatcgcttctcttagttcgcctttttatatacgagaataaccgtttcggactatatctagaatccctaaccaattgtttttcgtatgaatgtctagtcttgcttattaacgctttacaggcattcgtaatcttacaataactggatctgtattgttctaagccagtagagatgaacatattccagtgattcttcctttttctaaggagtttcctgaccgttttagttatccatggtggactattattcggtcttcgcggtaccaggtatggtatgaacggggacgtaactagtctaaatttacctttaaatacagaccatgcttcttcaactgatatgctagtatctactaaccaatctgtctcagtagcgcattcctgaatggctgatatgttagctttccatacatttgggcgcggtgtaacctgatcgtataacatgtccctagttctaaacgcgaatgacaaaacagcgtgatcgctgtttactaacggtggaagaatatttaagtcgacaatatcctcagtctcatgagtgattaccacatccagcagagaagaaccctggttaacaccaaaacgtgtgggttgggatacatgctgcactagtgcatgctccattattgttatcagtaacCTACTAacaaaggagtttatagatccttctgtggtcatatcagtccaactaatatcaggtgcgttaaagtctcctattatcaagcacCTGGTATTATCACttcaaagatgaatgtgctctaaaacaaagtcatcagctaagcagattgggctcCGATAGATGACATctagcataaatgtactacatcctattgccaacttacagctaatgacttcacaagtgccgctatcatgggattcgctagtagaggagcggatatttatgccattggctatatataacaggacgccgcctccttttctacatctatgtctatcactcctgatgcaatggtatccggataattctggagtaatgtctaagtcatggactaaccaagtttctgtcactgctactatgagtggctttaacctgtctactagtgcttctagttcatagaacttatttcgtaaactacgagcgttggcatataaaactcctaagtagaacagcctatccacacaggccttggtagcattcgcttccaagacctgactatccaTAAACCCACTAGTCGGAGATTTTCCTCGCCGTTTTGCCGACGGGTTTCAAGTTCAGCTAGTGCTTTCTTCCTctttattctatcttcgagagacatgtcaggtctaactcggatgtcagaattgtcgtgacaacgagcgctacttaacaagagatcccgttgcttctccgatcctaggattaccttaaggagtctgcatggacggggttcaacattgtcctcggtcctcttgcctattcttACCAATTTTTTGACCCGAACTCCTTTggagttatctggtaaaatactacgaatgtattctcctagcttttctaagtcatgcgcgtgtctaattttcggatcagggtcgtttgactcccgcaatttgctcacaataatattcgatgttattagatttttcttctcagtcacgccaggatgggtttcactcttaccttcagattttggtagtgcaATTTGTGGCTCACAATTTGGGTCCACCAAtgagttactaactacctgtgtactgcttacagcttttttcttttcgtttcgtttcctacgtaccgtagtccatttttcatccctcataacactgggactatttggaacggtgactgttttatccagatcttcgGTTCCCATTAAAGGTGTattattaacaatgtcagtaccaggtggtaCTACTCCCCCTGTTAATGTCAACGAAGATTCCACTTTTACGTCAGTCAGAGTCGGTTGTTTGAGGCGTCGCGTAACAGCAGGTACTACACTGATACATTCGTCGCTGTCAGTGCCCGTGTTGTCGGCGCATATGCCATCCTTCTttttacaggccaaagccaacaggctcatagcctcctgtattagtaatgccttgttggcacagcaaaacatgcaaagccaatgtgagttagacttcgagcatcttttgtatgcggtgggacTTAAGCGGGTGCACATTTTGTGGAACCACTTATGGCATTCGTCACACTGCATCCCCTCTtccacagggaacaaacagtttggttgcccacatttgtgagtcttaccaaccattgtaattcgatttaaaaggtttaaaaacaatGATTGACTCCTTGGAACTATCTATCTCACATAATTTATCACAGACACTTCAGATATTCTTTGATCGAAACATATCTAGCTGCTGTGAGAGTTTCAATAACCTAGTAATATGTTTTGTATATATCAATTTTTTGCAATTGCATATATTCGTGTACTTGACTGCAACCACAGTTTTATTTAGTCCTATTTAATATTCAGTCGAATTAAAAATTTCAGATGATCGCCAAAAGTTAATAAATTCATGAACAATCCTTTGATGTCACACACATTCTATAACTCCAATCCCTTCAAATACATTATTTAAAGATTATTTCTGAAGCCAATTAGTTACCTGAGTATCCTCTCATGAGTCATGATCTAGAGAATCATGCCTTCGGTAATATATATGGCCTGATAGTTTTGTTTGTCGGTTATACTCATTtcttttttataataataagatattGTAGAACACCTATAACTCAAAATAATCCGTTTTTGTTTTGTCGATTGTTTCTTCCTGTCTTGCATGGGACTTAGAAGTTTACTCCACAAATTCCTCAGTAGAATGATTTAGTCGTATCCGATATACTTTGAAAGTACATTCAAACTAGAGTGAAGTATTCTTGCTTGACAGATCTTAAAGTTTGTACAATTATCCAAATACAACGATAGAGGTACCTGCAAACATTTGTTCGAATCATGGCCAGCTACTAACCTGAATAGTTTCTTTTACCACCTAAAACTTGGTACAATATCTTCGTTATGCTGTTGACTACGTAGACTCAGGAAACTTGTGAGTTCCTAATATAATGACGACTTGTCTTATGTAACTCCCAGatctgtatggttttcatatttttacaaCTGTCACTCTCATTTAGGATAATATTATTATGAGTGTTATAAATCAAATGGAAAAGGCCATCGGAGGAGTAGATGGAGAATTTCTAATAGATAAACCCATACAAAACAGCTGCACCACAATCTCATTATGATTTTCATAAAAGCAGACACTGTATTATCAATCTGTCTTCGCTGgaaacatttgaataatgttaaAGAAGTGTGGGTTTTCGTGAAAACTTTTACTTAGATTTTTAGGAACTCCGTCCAACTGACACAGATAATTTACGTAACCGAGTAAAAAAGTAGTTTAGTGAGTTGCGAATGTCATGATATGAATGTAATGTTCATAATATCATAACTCGATGAATGAGTAATATAATAGCGTAAATGCCATAATTTAATTTCAGTATGAATACTGGTTATAATTCCATGATAATCTGATCATGAAAACgtagtaattgtaataatcaCTGTGGATAGATCCGAAAAGTAGATGAATGAGAAGAATTAATACTCGAACAAAGTACCGATAAGAATATGATTTGAGCATTTCCATGTCATTGATGTACTGGCTTCGTTGCCGGCGTCGAATTTTAGAGACTACGCCGTCTGCGTTGCTTGTCGACATAGCCGGGTACGTGGCGTTTGTTCTTTGAATTCGTAGTTGGAAAGGTACTTCCACGACGTGTTTTTGTACGTTGAGGTCAATTCGAAATACGGTGCACCAGTTTAGCGATTTATGATCTGACTCCGAGTTTATAGTATGATGAGGTCAATGAACAAAACGAGAATCTGGCTATGAGAAAAATGCGATAGATGATTTTGTGTGACGGTCAACCTTTGATTGTTGACACACTGAACACTCTTACCCATTTTTATACTACTATTTGTAAATTTGGCCATAGATATCTGGCACTGATTGGCTTGGTAGTAGCTTTCGCGCCGAGATGAGATGTAGTATGAAGAATATTAAGTATTAATTTCCTCACATTTTGTGTGGACGAAGGTCGAGGCATCACCCTGGTCATGTGACCCAAAATCAACATGCCTTTAATAGGTGATGGTAGATGTCCTAGTTTGAGACTGATGTGCTCTGATACAAGTAGGTTCTGAAATTCTTGATCTTTCTGGTTGTCTCTCAACGCTTCTACACCTTTTGCAGCTTGTTGAATTATGTTAATTTCTAGCCGAGATAATACAGCCACCGTCTTATTTTCCTGACCGTTGGCATGTTGTATATCACTGGTGAACTCTGATATAGTCATGTCGGACCTCTCGAGAAGAATATTTGAGGCTCTTGATTTTAATGCACTGGTTGGTGGTTAGTGATCCATACGAACAATGAAGTCCCTGCTTTCCAACATGTGCCAAAAATGCATAGCGGTCAGATAGACTACGATAGATTCTCGTTCGAAGGTAGAATATCTCAACTTTGCTGAAGCGAGTCGGTTTTCAGGAGTTTTCAACTAGTTCGTTAAGagaactgtaggatccaaaccacgtttggactgctggacagctgcctggataagttcgatacgcgccctcgcccgtttgaaaccaaaacaaggtaattgggtaagatagcggttctataatttatcataaatttaagtatacattattacctaaacaaatataaccacacagctatccaaccaataattgtttaattgatcaaatctaaactacaataaataagaaagttgataaagaatgcaagaaaattaccaatcaccacaaataaatgttattctatcctgtctggatagatcacgtacagattcgttcaaaaggtaataattggtcactctataacacagtgttttcaattctggaagagtgcttcaattcacaaccaaaatgcacaattccagtcaacacaggtcaagcaatcaaaggcaggaaccaaccaaaatgactgccgctcagacttagtataaagtaaaacaacataagtgcagttcgggaagaaacatggggaattagtgaaggtgtggtaaaaacaaaaactataataaaatacaaagattaacaattcaaatgtagtccaaaagttaacaatgtacaactaagaagatcaataggaacaaagtgcaagtatatacatggagggattttcacaaacacacaaggcattcaaaatggatcttacaccggcccccaaaatccctccatatcacacaagctaccttgatgcctacggtcatggttcattatataacatatcacaccataggaacgagtaggacttacaacagtacgcctactcgacctaactacatcaataacaacaaagactaatccaaagcttcaaggagacctacTTCTCCTGTTCTCtcgtgatcaacaataacagtcttggtatagacctaatcactatTCCCCAAATtacacccatgctgttggatgaggacctcgctgacaattcaatatttatcttctgctgattcgaATGTTGCACAAACCTCCTTAATTCAGAATCTGCTCCcctgaagcttgacgcactatcactgtaaatctccggaggtttccttcttcttccaataaaacgtaataaggccattataaatgaaccagtaatcaaactatacatcagttcaatatgtattgcccatgtttgcaaacaagtaaacacatatctatatcctttttctaatgaccttcctatgtgtcctggttctttatgacaatgtctaattatcgtttccgtcactaagtgtcgactgggtaaaattactggacgTTCAAAAGCATTGAATAATTTTGAGTAGCTTAGACGACCTGtaacacagagtaacccatcaagcattatcggtgataaacctttcagatcattatgacttactactttacttctgtttctaaattcactaaataattctccacacacttccttttgaaccatcaataaattcttaccCTTGGCGATGTCAGGCtccttgacctttaaacatcctagatgaacggatccttcatgactcggtgaacgaagcaccatcagaaattctatgaaccttctaagccaggctacggcccctactaatttcaaccactcggatttATAAGAGAGAATGGGTGACATGTtttgctttatactactcaGGTTAACCACAGcaatttttctaaactcaatatcgtcaggagtaggttccgggcagtcagtgattgttatataaaatttgccatgcaataaagtaggacatttgaaccaatattcaagatcgatcattttttgcatacttcctctacataataattcacttatatgcttaacgaaactctttgcttgatcacaattgggaatggatatcaagcaatcatcaacatagaaattattcttgacagcatctacaacataaccatcataaccgtcagagaatatttgagccgtcttattcaaggtaAAGTTCGCACGAAACGGCGATGATATGGCACtaaatggatgagatgtcatttgaaactcagatggttccctcgacatgtctccctcctgccaccacagaaatcttgaagctcctcgatcagactcagagaccaattgcatgaacacttcttcaacatctgcagggattgtaactgcctccttgcgaaaacttaataatatacacattaactcatcagtggtatcgggttcttgataaatcatatcatttgtggAAAACCCTGCAAActcggcggcacaatcaaggaccactctaagttcctctggttttttcatgttcaacactgcatgatgaggtaaataccctcgagggcgataattaggctgcaaatatatttcaaggaccctctccgcataagtcttagtaaaattactttcaatactttTGATGTACCTGATGTTCAGGCTGAcgtccttcgacaacatacctttcaaactttgtaatctacggtttgctacttcataattatccactttcatatttggattctttttccacggtatagaaactacaaaatgaccgtcgCCGAAGTGCgtgcccccttccacaatctttatagcccccttgtcgtctactgataatgatttatcacttgaataagcatctgaaaactcatcataaagcttacgtatttcgttctccagtGTCCGTACCTTACtgatatgattaacaactcttttcctatattccgagcatgatggcttatcatttacgacgTTGCCTGTCGAGTCAGTGTGCAGCAGAACGTGATGCCTCTTCTTACAACTGTCAACGTTACAGagccttgtcatcttacattcattaatcttatgtccttgtctaagacaaacaaaacagatacccttgcttttagcgtgagaccatcggtcttggactgtaagcgctaagaactgtggacatttatcaatagcatggtcgtaggaacacatactgcatttagttttcgtcgtcgaactattcccttgcacCGATTTCACGTGGCAGTTCGTCTtcacgttatgtccttttcttgaacggtttgctaaccgtccaaatctactacaagccactcttgcacgcgatgcgataaactgagtgagctcgtcgaaggtcggttccctgttatcttcagtcaatttatccacccagtccgcccactgggcttgcaaagattgcggcaagagtctcactattctttccaaggtaactaaggaatttagatcagaagtataattcatctgctccaagaccatggcacagttttccatcttaatagccaaatttgatagttggtccccgtcaatatactcaaaattcgcagcactgaataagtcc from Schistosoma haematobium chromosome ZW, whole genome shotgun sequence includes:
- a CDS encoding hypothetical protein (EggNog:ENOG410VD12~COG:S), with product MTRLCNVDSCKKRHHVLLHTDSTGNVVNDKPSCSEYRKRVVNHISKVRTLENEIRKLYDEFSDAYSSDKSLSVDDKGAIKIVEGGTHFGDGHFVVSIPWKKNPNMKVDNYEVANRRLQSLKGMLSKDVSLNIRYIKSIESNFTKTYAERVLEIYLQPNYRPRGYLPHHAVLNMKKPEELRVVLDCAAEFAGFSTNDMIYQEPDTTDELMCILLSFRKEAVTIPADVEEVFMQLVSESDRGASRFLWWQEGDMSREPSEFQMTSHPFSAISSPFRANFTLNKTAQIFSDGYDGYVVDAVKNNFYVDDCLISIPNCDQAKSFVKHISELLCRGSMQKMIDLEYWFKCPTLLHGKFYITITDCPEPTPDDIEFRKIAVVNLSSIKQNMSPILSYKSEWLKLVGAVAWLRRFIEFLMVLRSPSHEGSVHLGCLKVKEPDIAKGKNLLMVQKEVCGELFSEFRNRSKVVSHNDLKGLSPIMLDGLLCVTGRLSYSKLFNAFERPVILPSRHLVTETIIRHCHKEPGHIGRSLEKGYRYVFTCLQTWAIHIELMYSLITGSFIMALLRFIGRRRKPPEIYSDSASSFRGADSELRRFVQHSNQQKINIELSARSSSNSMGVIWGIVIRSIPRLLLLITREQEK